In one Cervus elaphus chromosome 9, mCerEla1.1, whole genome shotgun sequence genomic region, the following are encoded:
- the TGFBR3L gene encoding transforming growth factor-beta receptor type 3-like protein: protein MLGTMLLLLALLPGTTTLPSEPAEPPFPAAPGPWLRRPLFSLELSDAEDAFPRRPGPLEVPADSRVFVQASLARPSPRWGLALHRCSVTPSSRPAPAPALALLRGGCSADSSVTFPPPRPLLGAARPARFSFRLRPVFNASVQFLHCQLSRCRRLRRARWTPAPLTMPPLSPGYPRASPAELCSPSLPRRPRRPWSPRRW from the exons ATGCTGGGCACCATGCTCCTGCTGCTGGCCCTGCTCCCGGGGACCACCACCTTGCCCAGCGAGCCAGCTG AGCCCCCGTTCCCTGCGGCGCCCGGGCCCTGGCTGCGCCGACCCCTTTTCAGTCTGGAGCTGTCGGACGCGGAGGATGCCTTCCCGCGCCGTCCGGGGCCGCTCGAGGTCCCAGCGGACAGCCGGGTGTTTGTGCAG GCGTCCCTGGCCCGTCCCTCCCCGCGCTGGGGCTTGGCCCTGCACCGCTGCTCCGTAACACCGTCCTCGCGCCCGGccccggcccctgccctggcGCTGCTGCGCGGGGGCTGCTCCGCCGACTCCTCGGTCACCTTCCCGCCACCGCGGCCGCTCCTCGGTGCCGCCCGGCCCGCGCGTTTCAGCTTCCGCCTGCGCCCGGTCTTCAACGCCTCTGTGCAGTTCCTGCACTGCCAACTGAGTCGCTGCCGCCGCCTCCGCAGAGCCCGCTGGACGCCTGCGCCTTTGACAATGCCTCCACTGTCCCCG GGCTACCCAAGGGCTTCCCCGGCAGAGCTGTGCTCCCCGAGTCTCCCGCGCCGACCCCGCAGGCCCTGGAGCCCGCGCCGGTGGTAG
- the SNAPC2 gene encoding snRNA-activating protein complex subunit 2, with product MKPPQRRRAIPRRYLVEVTGPAAWKASEKRQLLRLLQARQGQPELDAAELARELPGRSKTEIEDFLRQLKGRVARKAIQRIHPGGPKGPRRWETQTPAPIEVWIDLAEKITGPLEEALTVAFSQALGIAATEPINLLHSVPSKPTQACGKLLPLSAPGGQEDLGPEASSPAPKASGGHEVPGSTPKTQGPVPEASSESLTGQSAEGDFSVDFEKIYTYLSSVSRGGQVPELSAAESAVVLDLLMALPEELSRLPCATLVEHMSGMYRHLTAPQRDLASGGLASRTEDSGAGSRGQEETGQATPQAPENAGSSQPITSWQAAGVCPLNPFLVPLELLGQVAR from the exons ATGAAGCCACCGCAGCGGCGGCGAGCGATCCCGAGGCGCTATCTGGTTGAGGTGACTGGCCCCGCGGCCTGGAAAGCCAGCGAAAAGCGGCAGCTGTTACGACTACTGCAGGCGCGACAGGGCCAACCAGAACTGGACGCCGCCGAGCTGGCCCGAGAGTTGCCGGGCCGGAGCAAGACCGAG ATCGAGGACTTTCTCCGGCAGCTCAAGGGCCGAGTGGCCCGGAAGGCCATTCAGAGGATACATCCAGGTGGCCCAAAGGGTCCAAGGCGCTGGGAAACACAGACCCCAGCCCCCATCGAG GTGTGGATCGATCTGGCTGAGAAGATAACAGGCCCACTGGAGGAGGCACTTACTGTGGCTTTCTCACAG GCGCTCGGCATCGCTGCCACGGAGCCCATCAACCTCCTGCACTCGGTGCCCTCCAAGCCCACGCAGGCTTGCGGGAAACTACTGCCCCTCAGCGCCCCTGGAGGACAGGAGGACCTGGGTCCTGAGGCTTCCAGCCCCGCCCCCAAGGCCTCCGGAGGGCATGAGGTTCCTGGCTCCACCCCCAAGACGCAAGGCCCTGTTCCTGAGGCATCCTCCGAGTCCCTGACTGGCCAGTCTGCTGAGGGAGACTTTTCTGTGGACTTCGAGAAGATCTACACGTACCTGTCATCCGTCTCCCGCGGTGGCCAGGTCCCTGAGCTTTCCGCAGCTG AGTCCGCTGTGGTCCTTGACCTGCTCATGGCGCTTCCTGAGGAGTTGTCCCGTCTGCCCTGCGCCACCCTGGTTGAACACATGTCGGGTATGTACCGACATCTGACGGCCCCTCAGCGTGACCTTGCCAGTGGGGGCCTGGCGTCCAGAACTGAGGATAGCGGGGCAGGTTCCAGGGGTCAGGAGGAGACTGGCCAGGCCACCCCTCAGGCCCCCGAGAATGCTGGCTCCAGCCAGCCCATAACCTCTTGGCAAGCGGCTGGGGTGTGCCCCCTGAACCCGTTCCTGGTACCCTTGGAGCTTCTGGGCCAGGTGGCAAGGTAG
- the MAP2K7 gene encoding dual specificity mitogen-activated protein kinase kinase 7 isoform X1: protein MAASSLEQKLSRLEAKLKQENREARRRIDLNLDISPQRPRPIIVITLSPAPAPSQRAALQLPLANDGGSRSPSSESSPQHPTPPARPRHMLGLPSTLFTPRSMESIEIDQKLQEIMKQTGYLTIGGQRYQAEINDLENLGEMGSGTCGQVWKMRFRKTGHVIAVKQMRRSGNKEENKRILMDLDVVLKSHDCPYIVQCFGTFITNTDVFIAMELMGTCAEKLKKRMQGPMPERILGKMTVAIVKALYYLKEKHGVIHRDVKPSNILLDERGQIKLCDFGISGRLVDSKAKTRSAGCAAYMAPERIDPPDPTKPDYDIRADVWSLGISLVELATGQFPYKNCKTDFEVLTKVLQEEPPLLPGHMGFSGDFQSFVKDCLTKDHRKRPKYNKLLEHSFIKRYETLEVDVASWFKDVMAKTESPRTSGVLSQHHLPFFR from the exons TTATTGTGATCACTCTAAGCCCTGCTCCTGCCCCGTCCCAACGAGCAG ccctgcagctccCACTGGCCAACGATGGGGGCAGCCGCTCACCGTCCTCCGAGAGCTCGCCGCAGCACCCCACGCCCCCTGCCCGGCCCCGCCACATGCTGGGGCTGCCTTCAACCTTGTTCACACCCCGCAGCATGGAGAG CATCGAGATTGACCAGAAGCTGCAGGAGATCATGAAGCAGACGGGCTACCTGACCATCGGGGGCCAG CGCTACCAGGCGGAGATCAACGACCTGGAGAACCTGGGGGAGATGGGCAGCGGCACCTGCGGCCAGGTGTGGAAGATGCGCTTCCGGAAGACGGGGCATGTCATCGCTGTCAAG CAAATGCGGCGCTCGGGGAATAAGGAGGAGAACAAGAGGATCCTCATGGATTTGGACGTGGTGCTCAAGAGCCACGACTGCCCCTACATTGTGCAGTGCTTCGGGACTTTCATCACCAAC ACGGATGTCTTCATTGCCATGGAGCTCATGGGCACGTGCGCGGAGAAGCTCAAGAAGCGGATGCAGGGCCCCATGCCTGAGCGGATCCTGGGCAAGATGACGGTGGCA ATTGTGAAGGCGCTCTACTACCTGAAGGAGAAGCATGGCGTGATCCACCGTGACGTCAAGCCCTCCAACATCCTGTTGGACGAGCGGGGCCAGATCAAGCTCTGTGACTTCGGCATCAGTGGCCGCCTGGTCGACTCCAAAGCCAAAACGCGGAGTGCTGGCTGTGCCGCCTATATGGCA CCCGAGCGCATCGACCCCCCGGATCCCACCAAGCCTGACTACGACATCCGGGCCGATGTGTGGAGCCTGGGCATCTCCTTG GTGGAGTTGGCGACAGGACAGTTCCCCTACAAGAACTGCAAGACGGACTTCGAGGTCCTCACCAAAGTCCTccaagaggagcccccgctccTGCCCGGACACATGGGCTTCTCGGGGGATTTCCAGTCCTTCGTCAAAGACTG ccttACTAAAGATCACAGGAAGAGACCAAAGTATAATAAGCTACTT GAACACAGCTTCATCAAGCGCTACGAGACGCTGGAGGTGGACGTGGCGTCCTGGTTCAAGGATGTCATGGCGAAGACCGAGTCACCGAGGACAAGCGGGGTCCTGAGCCAGCACCACCTGCCCTTCTTCAGGTAG
- the MAP2K7 gene encoding dual specificity mitogen-activated protein kinase kinase 7 isoform X2, whose product MAASSLEQKLSRLEAKLKQENREARRRIDLNLDISPQRPRPTLQLPLANDGGSRSPSSESSPQHPTPPARPRHMLGLPSTLFTPRSMESIEIDQKLQEIMKQTGYLTIGGQRYQAEINDLENLGEMGSGTCGQVWKMRFRKTGHVIAVKQMRRSGNKEENKRILMDLDVVLKSHDCPYIVQCFGTFITNTDVFIAMELMGTCAEKLKKRMQGPMPERILGKMTVAIVKALYYLKEKHGVIHRDVKPSNILLDERGQIKLCDFGISGRLVDSKAKTRSAGCAAYMAPERIDPPDPTKPDYDIRADVWSLGISLVELATGQFPYKNCKTDFEVLTKVLQEEPPLLPGHMGFSGDFQSFVKDCLTKDHRKRPKYNKLLEHSFIKRYETLEVDVASWFKDVMAKTESPRTSGVLSQHHLPFFR is encoded by the exons ccctgcagctccCACTGGCCAACGATGGGGGCAGCCGCTCACCGTCCTCCGAGAGCTCGCCGCAGCACCCCACGCCCCCTGCCCGGCCCCGCCACATGCTGGGGCTGCCTTCAACCTTGTTCACACCCCGCAGCATGGAGAG CATCGAGATTGACCAGAAGCTGCAGGAGATCATGAAGCAGACGGGCTACCTGACCATCGGGGGCCAG CGCTACCAGGCGGAGATCAACGACCTGGAGAACCTGGGGGAGATGGGCAGCGGCACCTGCGGCCAGGTGTGGAAGATGCGCTTCCGGAAGACGGGGCATGTCATCGCTGTCAAG CAAATGCGGCGCTCGGGGAATAAGGAGGAGAACAAGAGGATCCTCATGGATTTGGACGTGGTGCTCAAGAGCCACGACTGCCCCTACATTGTGCAGTGCTTCGGGACTTTCATCACCAAC ACGGATGTCTTCATTGCCATGGAGCTCATGGGCACGTGCGCGGAGAAGCTCAAGAAGCGGATGCAGGGCCCCATGCCTGAGCGGATCCTGGGCAAGATGACGGTGGCA ATTGTGAAGGCGCTCTACTACCTGAAGGAGAAGCATGGCGTGATCCACCGTGACGTCAAGCCCTCCAACATCCTGTTGGACGAGCGGGGCCAGATCAAGCTCTGTGACTTCGGCATCAGTGGCCGCCTGGTCGACTCCAAAGCCAAAACGCGGAGTGCTGGCTGTGCCGCCTATATGGCA CCCGAGCGCATCGACCCCCCGGATCCCACCAAGCCTGACTACGACATCCGGGCCGATGTGTGGAGCCTGGGCATCTCCTTG GTGGAGTTGGCGACAGGACAGTTCCCCTACAAGAACTGCAAGACGGACTTCGAGGTCCTCACCAAAGTCCTccaagaggagcccccgctccTGCCCGGACACATGGGCTTCTCGGGGGATTTCCAGTCCTTCGTCAAAGACTG ccttACTAAAGATCACAGGAAGAGACCAAAGTATAATAAGCTACTT GAACACAGCTTCATCAAGCGCTACGAGACGCTGGAGGTGGACGTGGCGTCCTGGTTCAAGGATGTCATGGCGAAGACCGAGTCACCGAGGACAAGCGGGGTCCTGAGCCAGCACCACCTGCCCTTCTTCAGGTAG